The following proteins come from a genomic window of Megalobrama amblycephala isolate DHTTF-2021 linkage group LG1, ASM1881202v1, whole genome shotgun sequence:
- the LOC125248435 gene encoding major histocompatibility complex class I-related gene protein-like — translation MCTRVTMKIFTPLCVFLLYWILPSIQAERHSLYYIYTALSKPVDLPGIYEFSAMGLLDDTQIDYNNSEEKRKSPKQPWVKEKMLEDYWEKGNRSRKSKEQWFNVNVQILMDHMRQCFR, via the exons ATGTGCACGAGAGTCACGATGAAGATCTTCACTCCGctttgtgtttttcttctttattgGATTTTGCCTTCAATTCAAGCAG AGAGACATTCGCTGTATTACATTTACACGGCCTTGTCTAAACCTGTGGATCTGCCGGGCATCTATGAATTCAGTGCTATGGGTCTGCTGGACGACACACAGATCGACTATAACAAtagtgaagaaaagagaaagagtCCCAAACAGCCCTGGGTTAAAGAGAAAATGCTGGAGGATTACTGGGAAAAAGGCAATCGGTCCAGAAAGAGTAAAGAACAGTGGTTTAATGTGAATGTCCAGATTCTGATGGACCACATGAGACAGTGTTTCAGGTGA